The following coding sequences are from one Capsicum annuum cultivar UCD-10X-F1 chromosome 3, UCD10Xv1.1, whole genome shotgun sequence window:
- the LOC107865381 gene encoding uncharacterized mitochondrial protein AtMg00810-like, translated as MVTVRCVIAVDVYKGWNLHQIDVHNEFLQGYLEEEVNMEMLGGFRRQGKHKVCKLTKSLYGFKQASRQWNLKLTYALIDTGLSGSKPSITPLESNSNITSIEYDQATGAQGDELLSDISSYQRLIGKLMYATIIRTDINFVVQTLNQFMQYPKSSHWEASIRVVRYLKGSVGQGILLKAEPTTTMACWCDSDWAACPNTRRLVTGYAIHFGDSLILWKSKKQHTVSRIFAEAEYKIMASTVAELTWLVGLFRNSIFLSPFLFQFIVTVI; from the exons ATGGTTACTGTTAGATGTGTGATTGCAGTAGATGTATATAAAGGTTGGAATCTTCATCAAATAGATGTGCATAATGAATTCCTCCAAGGGTATCTTGAGGAGGAAGTCAACATGGAAATGCTAGGGGGATTTAGAAGACAGGGAAAGCACAAGGTGTGTAAGTTGACCAAATCTTTGTATGGTTTTAAGCAGGCCTCCAGGCAGTGGAATCTTAAGCTCACTTATGCCCTAATTGATACTG GTCTTAGTGGTTCTAAGCCTTCTATTACTCCTTTAGAGTCTAATTCCAACATCACCTCCATTGAGTATGATCAAGCTACAGGTGCACAAGGCGATGAATTGCTGTCTGATATTTCATCTTATCAAAGACTTATTGGCAAGCTTATGTATGCCACTATTATAAGGACAGACATTAACTTTGTTGTCCAgactctcaaccaatttatgcaATATCCCAAGAGTTCTCATTGGGAAGCATCCATTAGGGTGGTCAGATACCTTAAAGGTTCTGTTGGTCAAGGAATCTTGTTAAAGGCTGAGCCTACTACTACTATGGCTTGCTGGTGTGACTCAGATTGGGCTGCTTGTCCAAACACCAGAAGATTAGTTACTGGTTATGCCATTCACTTTGGTGATTCACTTATATTATGGAAATCCAAGAAGCAACATACTGTGTCCAGGATTTTTGCTGAAGCTGAGTATAAAATCATGGCTTCAACAGTTGCAGAACTCACTTGGCTGGTTGGATTGTTTCGGAACTCAATATTCCTGTCACCCTTCCTATTTCAGTTTATAGTGACAGTAATTTAG